DNA sequence from the Myxococcus guangdongensis genome:
AAGAGGACGGCCCCCGAGCCCGTGGCGAACACGGGTGAAGAGGAGGTGTCACCGCGATGCAGTGAGCGGAAGAGCTCCTGGGTCCCCGCGGCCGTGCCGTTCGTCACCCAGAGCCGCACGTCGTCGGGCACGGGACTCAGGCCGTTGAGGCCGACCGAGAAATACAGCGAGTCTCCGGAGGCCGTGGTCCGCAGCACCTCGGGGAGCTGGTCCGGGTTGTCGCGCGGCAGTGTGGCGACGAGCGTCCTTCCACCGCCACTCAGCGAGAGCCCGTAGAGCTGCGCAGCCTGGGCCACGTACACCTTCGAGCCCAGCCCTCCCACCAGGCGGACGCGCTGGCCGAAGGTGTCCAGTCGGAGCGTGCCCGCGGCCGTGCCATTCGTCCTCCACACCTCGTGGTTCGCCCCGTCGAGAAGAACGAACAGCCCCTGGCCCTCCGCGTGTCCCACCTGCTCGATGCCCACGGGGCCCGCGTCCAGTTGCTTGAGGGGCGTGGTCCCCTCCTTCGTGCCGTCCGTGCGCCACAGCGTCGTGGCCGCGCCTTGCGAGCGGAAGAACAACAGCGCATCGCCGACGCGCAGGGTCCTTTCGAAGGAGAGCCCCAGGACCCCCGGGAGGTTCGAGAGAAGCACCGTCCCCGCGCTCGTCCCATCCGAGCTCCACAGCGCCGGGCCTCCCGAGGCGCCCAGGTGGAAGAAGACCAGCCGGCCGTGGATGCCTGTCACGGCGCGCAGCGCGGGGCCGTTGAAGTCCGGCGTGAAGGCCTTGACGAAGCGGGTTCCCGCCGACGTCCCGTCACTGGTCCACAGCTGGACCATTCCCGTCGCCGTGTCGGCGAGCTGGAAGAAGAGCGTGTTGCCCACCGCCGCCGGAGTGCCCTCCGCGAAGACTCCCGCGGGGAAGGCCCGCACCTGGACGGTGCCCGCCTCGGTGCCATCGCTTCGCCACAACACCAAGCCACCCCCGGGCGCGGCGAGCGTGAAGTAGAGCGTCCCCTGGACGTCGGTGAGGCCGTCCAGGTGAGTGAAGCTGGAGGCCCCCGGTGGATTGACCACCCGCGTCCTCGAGGCCACACCGGGCGGGCAGGCCTGGGCCGTCACGTCATGAGACTCCACCGCGAGTCCCCCGCAGCCCATGGCCATCAAAGCCATCCACCCCAGGGCACCACCATTCCTGACACGCATGTCCGCTCCTTCCGAGGCCAGCGGCGGAAGGTAGGGATTGAGGCCCGGCTCCTCAAGTGCGCCCGAAGGTGTGGGACCCGTCGCGGTGGGACTCCGAGCAGTCAGCGCATCAGGACCAGGGCCCTCAGCTGTCGCGGTACGTCCGCCAGAGCTCGCCGCCCATGCTCTCGAGCTGGACCGGGACATCGGGCGCCGAAATCCCACGGCGGGCGTCGAGCCTGTTGAGCACCCGGATGATGATGTCCCGCATGTCGCCGTCGCCGAGGGGGAACACGCCGCCACCATAGGCCGCGAGGTCGACGCTCGGGTCATGGAGGAGTTGCCGCAAGCCCAGCAGCAACCAGGGCAGGTCGCCCGAGGCCTGTGCACCGTAGCGCATCGTCTCGATGTAGCTGTCGAGCTCACCGAGGTCTTCGGGCATCTCGGAGTGGTCGACGAAGTAGGTCAGGGTGACCTGGCCCAGATGGTAGCGAAGCATCGCGGTGCAGACCTTCATGGGACTCCCCCGTTGGCGCGGCGGGGAGCCCCCGCACGCGCCTGGCGCCGAGGACTACGCCTCCGCGTAGGTCTCGATGAAGTCGTCGATGACCTTGACGATGTGGGTCGAGAAGTCGCGGAAGTCCTCCGCGTCGGCCTCGCCCTCGGGGAGGCTGAAGGCCTCGTCATGGCTGTACGCGACGACGGCCAGCTCGCCTTCCGCGGAGCGGGCGCGCGGGTTGAAGCACCAGAAGTTCTCCACCGAGTCGTCATCGCGACGCTGGAAGAACAGGGCCTGGTTGATGGCGTCCGCGACCTCGGAGTCGTCGCCGTCCACGGCGTCCGAAGGGTCCGGCGCGGCGGCGCGCAGCAGCCCCGGCTCCTCCATCCCGATGAGCTCCTGCCCGCCATACTCCACCTTGAAGGTGCCGAGCGTGGTGATGAAGCGCACGTAGCTGGGGGGCAGCTTCAGCTTGTACTTCGCCTCCAGCCCCGCCACCGCCTCGGCGTCCACCGGCGCGGAGAACTCCACGGACATGCCCTCCTTCGTCTCCACGAAGGACTTCAGCCGCTCCACCGCCTGCGTCACCGTTCCCTCATTCGACTGCGTCGCCATGCTTGCTCCGACCACGAGCCAGGAAGATGCCTGGTGCACCGACGCTATCCGCCGCCACTTGCCCTGTCATGCGGCCCGACACCTCCCGCACCATCGGAATTCAAGAATCGATGGGATACCGTTCCCGCAGCTCGGCCCACAAGGCTTCGGAGAGCCCCCAGGGGCCACAGACGAGCCGCCGCAGTTGGGGGAAGCGGTCGCGATGACGGAGGAGCACGAGCGCGCCCTCGTCCGAGAGGATGGCCCCGGTCAGGTCGAGCACCTCGAGCTGGGAGGCGTGCTTCATGCGGACCAGCTCGCGACACAGCACATCGCCGAACTCGCAGTTGTGCAGCTCGAGCTGACGCAGGGCGGGCAGCCCGTCGGCGTCGAGGAGCGGCGCCAGGTCTTCTGGGGTCCACGCGATGTACCACGCGTATTGGAAGTCGACGTGCAGTCTCTCGAGTCGCGGGAGCCGGGCGTCTCGCAAGAGCTGGAGCCCGCTCCCCTTGGGCACCGGCGCGCGCTTCCATTGCGACAGGTCCGAGGGACCACAGGGCGTGAGGCCCAGCCAATGGAGCGACAGCTCACGCAGCTCCGAGTGCTCGACGTGCTCCGTGGGGAGCTCCGCCATGGGGAGCACGAGTGTCTGGAGCACTGGGTACAGGGACAGCAGGCGCGCGAGGGAGCCGAGCTGGACCCAGCGAATGCTCTCCTTCCCGCTGGGACTGGAGAACGACAGGCGCCAGTCACGCAACGTGGGCCGCGGGCCCGCACGCTCCAGCGTCTGGAGGAGCGCGTCGAAGGAGCTCTCCCCGCGCGCGAGGAGTTGGACGTCGAGCGTCTCGAGCCGCGCGGCCTCGGAGTCCCCGAGCGCGATGTCCAACAACTCGAGCCCCGCGTGGGGACGGGAGAGGTCCTGGACGTCCAGTGAGAGCCCGAGCACTCGCGTGCCCTGCCGTTGTAGCTGGAGCTCATCATCGGAGATGACGTCCCAGTAGTTCTTCCGGTCGACGAGGAGTTGCTCCAGAGAGGGAGCAAGACCGGCCTGACGAATCTCCTCGAGGAGCAGCGGGAGCTCCACCTCGGAGCCCGTGAAGTCCACGAGCAGGCGCAGCGCACGAACGGGTTCGTGACGGACGAGTCGTGCGTAGACGCCACGGGCGCGGCGTGCGTCCAGCGTGACGTGGTCGACAAACCCCCGTGAGAACACGGCATCCCCCGGGAGCAACCCGAGCTCCGCGAGCCATGACGCCTGGTGTTCGGCGAGCAACGCGGCCTCTTCCTCCCGGAGCCGAGCGGGAGACTGCGCCCCAGCGCGGGCGAGCGCGCACTGCACTTCGATGAACGCGCCCCGAGGGTCACCCCGTCCAAGCAGCCTCCGAGCGAGACGAAGACGAACGGTGTCTGTCTCATCGGAGGCGAGCGCCGCCAGGTCGTCGGGAGAGAACCTCACGCGCGGGAGTGTACGCGCGAAGCGAGCAGGGCAAAACACACCGGTGCCCTGGAAGGCCGGGGACGCAAGGCAGGACGCCCGAGGTCCCCGGCCCGGTGCACGGCTCAGGCGCTAGTTACACGCGTCGCTGCACTGCGCGAGCTGACAGCCGTAGCTGGCCGCCTTCGCGTCGGCGTCCTGGCGCGCGAACCGGCACGCCTTCTTGCAGCCCCCCAGGAACGTGGTGGAGCCGAAGCCGACGACGTTGCAGGTACCGCCGCTCGCGGTGACGCCCGAGCAGGTCGTCTTGCAGTTGCGCGCGAACGCCTCGACGGGTCTGTCCTCGGACGAGACGTCATCCGAGACAGGGGGTTGCGACGTCTCACCCGCGGGGACTTCGGGGGCCTCCGTGCCGGGGCCGCAGCCCATGAAACCAGAACCCAGCACGGCGAGGATGGCCAGCCAAACGACATGTCGCTTCATGACAGCTCCTTCAAGCCTTCCTGAGGGGACAACCGCATCCAGGAGGCGAGGAATTGTCTAGATATCCTCGCGCGACCCGTCAACGCGTTCGGCCACCGATGTGTTTGTCATTGATGCACGTTTGTGAGAGCCCGAGAGAACGAGCGGCTGCGGGGTGTGCGGTGCGGGGCGTGGGCTCTCCCGCCGTCGGACGTAGAGCGTCTTGTGCACGCGGGCGACGGCCTCGCCCGCGGCGTCGAGGATCTCCAGCGTCCGTCGAGGTTCGAACTTCTCCCCGCCCTTCGTCTTCTCGCGAATCTCCTCGAGCTGCGCGTCGCTCCAGTCGAACACGGCGGTGACAGTGCCCCGCGCGGGCTTGAGGAACTCGATGCTCGCCGCCTTGTCCCAGATGACGTAGCCGCGTCCGAGCAGCGGAATCAGCAGCAGCGCGTAGTGAGGGTCACACATCGCATAGAGGCTCCCGCCGAAGTGGGACCCGAAGGCGTTGGCGTTGTAGAAGCGCTGGCGCAGGCGCACCGTCGCGCTGCGCCAGCGGGGGTCGACCTCCTCGACGGCGATGCCAGTGCCCCAATAGGGAGGCCAGACACGCATCGCCGCCTTGAAGAGTCTCGGGCCGCGGAAGATGACGGAGCTCATGCCCGACACTCTGCCCACGGAGGCATCCGCCGCGCGATTACCCGGGACGTCATGACGCCCCCTCGAAAGCGTCAGGGAGGATCCGAAGGGAGCTCCCCAATCTCGGGCCAGGGGATCACCATGGCCACATCGGCGCACTCTCACATGCGTTGCAGGTGTGCGTGGAGTCCTTCAGGACTTGACGTGCGAATTCCACACATCTGATTCAAACAGGACCTCCTGGCGTTTGACAACCTGCGCCTCCAGCCGCGCAGCGGATGCGCCCCCTTGAGCGATTGCGTCAGTCGCTGGCCGTGTCTGTTGGAAGATGACAGAGTCAGGGACTCCGGAAAGGAGCTGTACATGTCTTTCACGTGGATGCGATTCCTCGGAGTCCCGCTTGCCGCATCGACCTTGTGGGCCCCTCCCGCGCTGGCGGACACCTGCGAGGAACAATACGCCTACTGCTATTACCTGGCCTCACTGGAGGGGGACGAACGCGCTCGCGACGCGAAGCAGAACGACTGTGACAACGAATATGGGGTATGCACCTCACAGCCCCCTGGCGGGTTGGCGCCCCCGGCGGAATTGGCCACGAGCGCGGAGTAGAACCCGGGCCGCCTCGCGCCGCGAAATAGACGGCGGTCCGCGGCATGCCTCCGCCCTGGACCGCCTACCTGCGCCGCCGCAGACGCCGCGCGAGGAGGAACCCCAGGGAGACCACCGCCACGCAGGTGCCCAACGGGCGGACCATCGTCCCGATTCCGCCGGCGACGCCCGCAGTGAAGCCGAGCAATGACAGCCAGGTGGCGATGCACAGGGGACACTTCGGGAGGAGCGCGGCCAGCAGCCCCAGGACCAGCGACACGCCCGGCACGCGTCTGGCCGCCGCGCGGTCAGCGCCCATACTGGTCCCGCAAACGGACCCAGCTCATCGAGAAGGACAGCCCGTCCTCGTCGCGCCCCTTCGGCACGAAGTCGAGCAACTGA
Encoded proteins:
- a CDS encoding SMI1/KNR4 family protein, producing the protein MATQSNEGTVTQAVERLKSFVETKEGMSVEFSAPVDAEAVAGLEAKYKLKLPPSYVRFITTLGTFKVEYGGQELIGMEEPGLLRAAAPDPSDAVDGDDSEVADAINQALFFQRRDDDSVENFWCFNPRARSAEGELAVVAYSHDEAFSLPEGEADAEDFRDFSTHIVKVIDDFIETYAEA
- a CDS encoding DUF4442 domain-containing protein; protein product: MSSVIFRGPRLFKAAMRVWPPYWGTGIAVEEVDPRWRSATVRLRQRFYNANAFGSHFGGSLYAMCDPHYALLLIPLLGRGYVIWDKAASIEFLKPARGTVTAVFDWSDAQLEEIREKTKGGEKFEPRRTLEILDAAGEAVARVHKTLYVRRRESPRPAPHTPQPLVLSGSHKRASMTNTSVAERVDGSREDI